Proteins from a genomic interval of Musa acuminata AAA Group cultivar baxijiao chromosome BXJ1-9, Cavendish_Baxijiao_AAA, whole genome shotgun sequence:
- the LOC135593959 gene encoding uncharacterized exonuclease domain-containing protein At3g15140-like isoform X2, translated as MPRRPAGGSPCVFITPRMDDALHLAKFNHDFMVDLKASTRSLNKLRPQNLDYLLVLDLEGRVEILEFPVLMIDAKNMDFIDSFHRFVRPAVMSEQRINEYIEGKYGKLGVDRVWHDTAIPFKDVLHEFELWMKKHHLWVKEQGGLLNRAAFVTCGNWDLKTKIPEQCKVSKIKTPSYFMEWINLKDIYLNFYKRRATGMMTMLRELEIPLLGSHHLGIDDTKNIARVLQRMLADGVILQITAKRSSSAPGDVKFLFTNRIR; from the exons ATGCCCAGACGGCCGGCCGGTGGAAGCCCATGTGTCTTTATCACACCCAGG ATGGATGATGCTTTGCATCTGGCGAAGTTCAATCATGATTTTATGGTGGACCTTAAAGCAAGCACGAGAAGCCTGAATAAACTGAGGCCTCAGAATTTGGATTATCTTTTAGTTCTCGACCTAGAAGGGAGAGTTGAGATTCTTGAATTTCCCGTTCTAATGATCGATGCCAAGAACATGGATTTTATTGATTCATTCCACAG GTTTGTACGACCAGCAGTAATGAGCGAGCAAAGAATCAACGAATATATTGAAGGAAAATATGGAAAGTTAGGGGTTGACAG GGTGTGGCATGATACCGCTATCCCATTTAAAGATGTGCTTCATGAGTTTGAACTATGGATGAAAAAACATCACTTGTGGGTGAAGGAGCAAGGAGGCTTACTTAATCGAGCAGCTTTTGTAACTTG TGGGAACTGGGACTTGAAGACGAAGATTCCTGAGCAATGCAAAGTTTCAAAGATAAAGACTCCTTCATACTTCATGGAGTGGATCAATCTGAAGGACATATACCTCAATTTTTACAAGAGAAGG GCAACAGGAATGATGACAATGCTGAGGGAACTGGAAATACCCTTGTTGGGAAGTCACCACCTTGGGATTGACGACACTAAGAATATAGCAAGAGTTCTTCAGCGTATGCTTGCTGATGGTGTCATCTTGCAAATTACTGCCAAGAGGAGTTCTTCAGCTCCAGGTGATGTGAAATTTCTTTTCACCAACCGAATCAGATGA
- the LOC135593959 gene encoding uncharacterized exonuclease domain-containing protein At3g15140-like isoform X1, with translation MALVARVSTRRVFSRHLHSPFPSPLTAHAFIPLPSLTSPCLPARNRAVTACLSSSAPAVIDAQTAGRWKPMCLYHTQGKCTKMDDALHLAKFNHDFMVDLKASTRSLNKLRPQNLDYLLVLDLEGRVEILEFPVLMIDAKNMDFIDSFHRFVRPAVMSEQRINEYIEGKYGKLGVDRVWHDTAIPFKDVLHEFELWMKKHHLWVKEQGGLLNRAAFVTCGNWDLKTKIPEQCKVSKIKTPSYFMEWINLKDIYLNFYKRRATGMMTMLRELEIPLLGSHHLGIDDTKNIARVLQRMLADGVILQITAKRSSSAPGDVKFLFTNRIR, from the exons ATGGCGTTGGTCGCTAGGGTTTCAACTCGTCGCGTCTTCTCCCGCCACCTCCACTCGCCCTTCCCATCTCCTCTCACCGCTCACGCCTTCATCCCACTCCCGTCCCTCACTTCCCCTTGCCTTCCCGCTCGGAATCGCGCGGTTACTGCTTGCCTGAGCTCTTCTGCTCCGGCCGTAATCGATGCCCAGACGGCCGGCCGGTGGAAGCCCATGTGTCTTTATCACACCCAGGGTAAGTGCACCAAG ATGGATGATGCTTTGCATCTGGCGAAGTTCAATCATGATTTTATGGTGGACCTTAAAGCAAGCACGAGAAGCCTGAATAAACTGAGGCCTCAGAATTTGGATTATCTTTTAGTTCTCGACCTAGAAGGGAGAGTTGAGATTCTTGAATTTCCCGTTCTAATGATCGATGCCAAGAACATGGATTTTATTGATTCATTCCACAG GTTTGTACGACCAGCAGTAATGAGCGAGCAAAGAATCAACGAATATATTGAAGGAAAATATGGAAAGTTAGGGGTTGACAG GGTGTGGCATGATACCGCTATCCCATTTAAAGATGTGCTTCATGAGTTTGAACTATGGATGAAAAAACATCACTTGTGGGTGAAGGAGCAAGGAGGCTTACTTAATCGAGCAGCTTTTGTAACTTG TGGGAACTGGGACTTGAAGACGAAGATTCCTGAGCAATGCAAAGTTTCAAAGATAAAGACTCCTTCATACTTCATGGAGTGGATCAATCTGAAGGACATATACCTCAATTTTTACAAGAGAAGG GCAACAGGAATGATGACAATGCTGAGGGAACTGGAAATACCCTTGTTGGGAAGTCACCACCTTGGGATTGACGACACTAAGAATATAGCAAGAGTTCTTCAGCGTATGCTTGCTGATGGTGTCATCTTGCAAATTACTGCCAAGAGGAGTTCTTCAGCTCCAGGTGATGTGAAATTTCTTTTCACCAACCGAATCAGATGA
- the LOC135593959 gene encoding uncharacterized exonuclease domain-containing protein At3g15140-like isoform X3, with translation MTNEERTYFNEKMDDALHLAKFNHDFMVDLKASTRSLNKLRPQNLDYLLVLDLEGRVEILEFPVLMIDAKNMDFIDSFHRFVRPAVMSEQRINEYIEGKYGKLGVDRVWHDTAIPFKDVLHEFELWMKKHHLWVKEQGGLLNRAAFVTCGNWDLKTKIPEQCKVSKIKTPSYFMEWINLKDIYLNFYKRRATGMMTMLRELEIPLLGSHHLGIDDTKNIARVLQRMLADGVILQITAKRSSSAPGDVKFLFTNRIR, from the exons ATGACCAATGAGGAGCGGACGTATTTCAACGAAAAG ATGGATGATGCTTTGCATCTGGCGAAGTTCAATCATGATTTTATGGTGGACCTTAAAGCAAGCACGAGAAGCCTGAATAAACTGAGGCCTCAGAATTTGGATTATCTTTTAGTTCTCGACCTAGAAGGGAGAGTTGAGATTCTTGAATTTCCCGTTCTAATGATCGATGCCAAGAACATGGATTTTATTGATTCATTCCACAG GTTTGTACGACCAGCAGTAATGAGCGAGCAAAGAATCAACGAATATATTGAAGGAAAATATGGAAAGTTAGGGGTTGACAG GGTGTGGCATGATACCGCTATCCCATTTAAAGATGTGCTTCATGAGTTTGAACTATGGATGAAAAAACATCACTTGTGGGTGAAGGAGCAAGGAGGCTTACTTAATCGAGCAGCTTTTGTAACTTG TGGGAACTGGGACTTGAAGACGAAGATTCCTGAGCAATGCAAAGTTTCAAAGATAAAGACTCCTTCATACTTCATGGAGTGGATCAATCTGAAGGACATATACCTCAATTTTTACAAGAGAAGG GCAACAGGAATGATGACAATGCTGAGGGAACTGGAAATACCCTTGTTGGGAAGTCACCACCTTGGGATTGACGACACTAAGAATATAGCAAGAGTTCTTCAGCGTATGCTTGCTGATGGTGTCATCTTGCAAATTACTGCCAAGAGGAGTTCTTCAGCTCCAGGTGATGTGAAATTTCTTTTCACCAACCGAATCAGATGA
- the LOC135593960 gene encoding uncharacterized protein LOC135593960, which yields MIQLLFTMVSAEVGVAVALLFKTPLRKLVILGLDRFKRGRGPVMVKTVAGTVVIVLASSLYSMAKIRSRSAEFGAFTPTDQVLMSRHLLEASLMGYSLFLVLIIDRLHHYIRELRGLRKSMEAVMKQNRVLEETKRGGSDEIKTRDREIASLNEQIKHLKFESEERIKEARAAEANVMALKKQSDDLLIEYDRLLEDNQNILNQLHSIDH from the exons ATGATCCAGCTGCTGTTCACGATGGTGTCGGCGGAGGTTGGGGTGGCGGTGGCCCTCCTCTTCAAGACCCCGCTCCGCAAGCTCGTTATCCTCGGCCTCGACCGTTTCAAGCGCGGCCGCGGGCCCGTCATGGTGAAGACCGTTGCAGGCACCGTCGTAATCGTCCTCGCCTCCAGCCTCTACAGCATGGCCAAGATCCGCAGCCGCTCCGCCGAGTTCGGCGCCTTCACGCCCACCGACCAGGTCCTCATGAGCCGCCACCTCCTCGAAGCATCCCTCATGG GTTATTCCCTTTTCCTTGTTCTTATTATAGACCGTCTTCACCATTACATCAGAGAATTACGTGGGCTAAGAAAGAGCATGGAGGCTGTTATGAAGCAAAACAGGGTCCTGGAAGAAACAAAACGTGGTGGTTCAGACGAAATAAAAACAAGGGACAGAGAGATTGCAAGCCTGAATGAACAGATAAAACATTTAAAATTCGAGTCAGAGGAAAGAATAAAGGAAGCCAGAGCTGCAGAAGCAAATGTGATGGCTCTGAAAAAACAATCTGACGATTTGCTGATCGAATATGATCGCCTCTTGGAGGACAACCAGAACATCCTCAACCAGTTGCATTCAATCGATCACTGA